AAATTTGAAAGCATTTCCTCAAGAATTTATGGCAGTGATTTTCAAAGTTTCCAAAGAATAATCTAAAGTGATGATAAAAATGTAGACTGAATTTGAGCCTGCAGGTACCTGCACTCCATCAAACTAAgatgtgtttttattattattttgggcACCTAATTTAGCTATGATAGAGGGGCAAAATATAAGATAAAGCAGGTCTCAATATAATGCCATTAAGCTCCACACCAAATGAAAACTTGCACACGATAATGTTATCCCACACATGAGCTGCATCAAACATTTTTCCTTTAATTTAATAATTTTCAGGTTTGATTGACACCGTTGAGATAGTTCTCAATCTATGTACGTTTATTATTTTGCTTGTGGTGTCAAGCTATATGGTGTCATTAATATATTGGCTCGAACTAACTGACTCTAATTATGCATTGCATCTCATGTTCTAGGTGAGTGAATTACAAAATGAATGGCTACAGGAATTATACAAGGTAAGTATGCATATCCCCGCCTCTTTATGACTGTTCGCCTCATTCCATATGGCACACACTGAACATACATGACTGCGTCATGTAGTGTGGAAAACGGATACGGTTCTGATCCATTGATAAGAAATGAACACATGGCTTGACTGGTATGCAAACTAAGTGAGCAAAACTTTCCACTTGACTGACACAAAGTGGAAAATGCCCTTCCTCTTGCAGCAAACAAATGTGACTGTCATCGTCTCTGATTCTTATGTAATGTACTGCTGTGGCTTTTTGCTCTCTGTGTAATAGACCATCCGCACGTACCGGCCACAGTTCATCGCCCTGCACTTTCAGGAGGTCGGGGGGAAAGAGTACATGGTCAACATGGGCCACGCTGAAGAATTCTTTTGGTAGGAAAAATGAGCTATCTgtctgtttgtgtttgttttgatcACAGAAAAGGAGTCATTGTCTTGCTCCAAAAAGGGCagcaacttcaaatgtttttccaTCCTCAAACAGTTAAACTTCCtaaataactaaaaaaaataagtgtaAATAAAATTACATGGATACCTTTCCCAAGCAGCAAGCAatgctaaaaaatatttttttgaagaTTTGTagcaaattaatttaaaaaaatgttgtctTTCCAGCTTCTTTGCTGGACAAACAAGCTGCAGTTCAGCACTTTTGCTAATAATTAGTCTTAATTTTCAGGAGCATTGAATCCAGTGAAGAACTAAAAGACTTTGACAGGCGCTGCATTTATGTGGACAACCAGTTTCAAGCAGAAGAGCGTTTCACGGTGAGAACGTGTGAAAGTTGTAACATTGATGTAGTTCTCAGAGTTGTCCTCTAGATAGAGCCCTCATCCTTGGTATAAAAATGAAGTGCATTATGTATATACTATCATGCCATGTTATGATCACCTAAACTGGCAGTTTACTGGTTAGTATCAAGTGTGTAGATGCTAGTTTTTGAAAAATTAGGGCATATACATTCAAATTAATTTGAATCAGGaagacatagaaaacatgcaggacaccggccctcgaaGACCGGAGTACTTCGTACGGTCCCCCACTCTCCCTCCCATGATTCTTTGATAAATGGGAATTAAACATAACTGATGCTATAAGGATGATTATGAGATAGGGAGGTCTGCACTGCGGCGGGAGTGATCAATCAAAAGTGACTCTGCTCATTCCCTCAAAATGCAACGCACTAATCACGTGCTGACAGTTTCGGCATTGTGGAATGTCTAAGTTGCTTTTGACACAGGCAAGATGAGCCCGAGGGCAGTCCACAACATCGACAGTGTGATGTGGGCCCTTGGAGATCCCCAACGCTGATTGCTCAATGTTTGCAGAGGCAGAAAACATGCTTGAGTCATACCACCGTGGCCCTGACATTCAACCTAAAGTTGGTCAATCAATGTGTGTTCTTTAGGTTTATTTGGTTCTTTAAGATTCTCAAAGCAGGCTGGAACCTGCAAACTCTGATCAACCCTGATCTATCATGAAAGCAGTTCTTTGCTCTAAACgttatatttatttaactatttgaagagAACATCGCTCGAACTTTACAAGTGCACTTAATTGAAAGTGCAACCACCTTTCTTAAACTATTAACCTATACTCCTCCCTTTGGCCAAAATCTGACAGCAGGGGTCAGTGGCCATGTTTGTTGGCTGAGGCACCataagtcaaaataaaaaagtCAATGGCCAGGTGTGCGGGTGACAGGGCGAAGTCAATACATTTAAGTCCAGATTAAAACTATTGATCCCAGCCTATTTGTTTACAATAAATAAAGTGTGTGGGGCCAGGGTGGCAGTTGGGACTAAGTTTCCCCCAGCACTCCGGTGTTTGCACCTTCCACTCTTCGCCCTGAGAGAGATCTTGCACCCCCAGCTCCTCCACGCTGTGTAGCCTCATTTTCATTAGGTCCGTGCCACCTGTATTGATTTTCAATTTGTTTTCTGTTGGCTGCAGATCATCAGTTACACGGCCGAGAAAAAGAAGAGAGAGTTTGGGGtgtagggtgtgtgtgtgtgcggtggtGTGGGAGGGGAGCGTTCTCCTTTCAGACGGGCAGCAAAAGTAAATGGGCCAGACTTGCATGCATTTTCAGTACAAATGGTGTTTTGATAAAAAATCACTTGTaagtcaatatttttttattaaactgTGCACACACCTGATTGATGAACATAGGCGATGGCCAGAGTATATGGAGCAAAATGTGTGCACTTTTCTTGCACTATTAAAACTCAACTAGGCTGAATTTCGACCTTATTGCGCAACATGATTAATATGATGATACGTCTCACATTGAAGGAAATGTATGACGCAAATGTTTTGGTGTACGTATAGTTTTTCTTAACAACCCTCTTCCTGTCCACGCTCCAGCCGTGAGTTTGGACAAGTTGCTCCCTAATTGCTGCTCACTGACGCAAAGCACAGAGACACCTCTGTTTTGTCAAATGAGAATGACTTTGGCACAGAAGAGTGATGATGTCTtctgggaggggtggggggggtcttGCACAGTGGTCCGTCACGCCCTGAGCCCCCCTGAGCAATGGCTGATTTTTCTTTTGCCGCCAGTCCCTCCGAGCAACGTTGGCAGACAGCAGCAGGCTCACTGCTTAAtaccttttaaattgttttaatcTTCTGTCTTTATTGATCTCACGGGACATGATTAATCAGATCAGTGGAGCAGGCAGTTAGTACATTAAAAATTGTCAGAGCATGTTAGGGATGATTAGGTCCTGAAGTGCACTCTAAGGGTGGGGGGCTAGTTGTATTAAGTTGTGGGTGTCTTTGGCAGTGTAACAAACAATCTTACAGTATCAGTCATTGTGCGAGTCTCAcacaatggcaaaaaaaacatctcagttCGTCTGCTCGGCTGTCAGCTTGGGATGATTTCTCCTGTTTTTGTCGCCACATTGCCTTTTGTTTGTGGGTTAATGCTTTTgcagtttgtaaaaaaaaagccacgcaCGGAGGGCCAAGCATTGCTGAATTGAAACAGCCGATATGTCACCTTGCTCAGGTTCATTATTGCCAAATGTGTACAACTTACCACCTTTTTAACATATGCCAATACTTGGTCCAAAATAAAAGATGTAACTTCTCTTTAGAGTAATTTTAGTTTTTAGGTATGCATTAAACGAATAGCTACAGCATCTAATCCTAATTACTGTCACCAAAGCACTACATATGACTATGATAATCtaaagtatttttgtttattttgttattatatTGCACTGGTATCACCCATGACTGCAAATATAAGTAGCCCACATCACATGAAATTATGCGCAGAAATAATATTGAACACATGAATATTGTACGTCAAggtgagggtgtgttccaatggtATACTGGCACCAATGTCAAAATCTACAGTTGAAGCCAATCTGTCCTTTCGTCAGGTTGCATGAATGAAATAGTAGTTGTAAATGTGGATAGAAATATGAACAGTTACTTGGATGTTCATCCAAGCGCCAGCTCCACTTGTATGATTTGCAAGAGAAGCAGAGAAATCCAAAAATTACCACATTTGCATGCTAAGGACTATGACTTATTAAATTGCCCTCATCTAATTATGCTGCATTGGTTTTAAAAGTCTGTTTTTGTTAGCGTAAATCCTAATTTGTTATTGCTTATTTTGAATTTCTGTCTTTCTTGTCTTGTTCTTTTGCATGTAGGCATTGGGCAGCATGTACTTCATCCACAAGTCATTGAAGAACATCCGCCAGTATGACTTCAGTGGTAAAAACAATCTTGATTGTGATTTAGCAAAAttctttagcaaaaaaaaaaaaaaaagagcttttaaTAGCTGATGCCCGCACCTCTTTGCACATTTTCAAAGTGGTGGAATTTTCAAAGGCATCATTTTCCACCTGCATAGTCCAGTCACGTTAAGGCATGAAAAAGCTCCTCCAAAAAGCTTATGGAAGAACCATAAACATCATGGAGCTGCCACTTGCTGTTTGGTCCAAACTGATAGTCACTCACCAAACGCAGTCTAATGGCTCCTTTATGGATCCCCCTCATCACGTATGCCGCACTGATGAGGTTAACACCAGTTTATTGATTGCTGCTTGCATGTTTCCTCACTCTTTTATATGACAACCGCCTGTCCCTTGCTCTTCGTCTTTGCCCCTCACAGTTAAGGACTTTAAAGCAGTGCCGGAACTGGAGAAGTGTGTGGGTTCTCTGGATGGGGTCACTactgtggaaaaagaaaaattccCAAAGACTTTCTGGCCTGatgtgagtgtttgtgtgtatttgttgGGGTGGGAGTCATGTTTGGCCCAAAGGGAGACGTTTGGACAAATGAGTCCACTGAGAATAGAGGGGGCTGTCTGCCGCCTCTGACAGGGAGATGAGATAAATTATGTCAAAGGATCAATAATTATCTGTTTGGCTGCCGTTTACCGACTCTTGCTAATTTTTCTCTCTTGTAGTTCAAGTGGTCCAGGAAGGGCTTCATGAGGACCCGCTGGCTCATCCATGACCGGTACGTACATCACACTAATCCCAGCTGATCCGgtttatacacatatacacttgCCAGCCACAACATTACGTGCATCTTAAGTCCAGTGGGAGATCATGATCAGTTTTGATCTTAGAGCgctattcatttaaaaaaatatctacTATGTTTATTATTGCAGCACTGTACCATATTGAACAGTCTAATATTACCTTATAGCTACCTCACTGGAAAATTGGGTTACATAATCAGTTTACCATAAACATCCAATTTCTACTGCTTATTTTATTTGGGATCATAGGTGAGCAAGATCCTTTCCTACTTGGATTTGTGCAAAACACATAGCCTCTCTTTTCAAGACCGGAGCAAGTCTGATTCGGCACATTTTAAATCTGCACTGAGGCTGTGTTGGTAATTTCACAGGCAAGATGGCATACTTAAAAAAGGGGGATTTGCGCTGGGCATGGCAAAATAACCATAATAATGCATGTAATGAATTGTTTTGTtgtcatatttattttaaaaaaacctGTTACACAAGTCCACAGCGCACGGGTGTCTGCATGTTCGTCTGCAGCTTGATCACGTTTACCAAAATTGCATTAGACTGGTGTTCTACCTTGTGTCAAAAGTTACACAATCTTTTTCTGACAGTctttgctgtttttcttcttcatgccATGTTACTGCGTCCAGAGGGCTGGACCTAGTCAACATCCACCTGTTCCATGATGCCTCCAACCTCATTGCCTGCAACTCCAGTCCTTCTATTTACTCTGCCAACCGCAAAAATGCACTCAGACACGTCATCAACAGGTTCGAGCTGGCGCTGCATCAAAACACATTCCTGACCAACAGCCAACAGCACATACTCCTTGGTCACAATTGAATGAACATTTTATGTTTGTAAAATTGAAATGTGTTGTTGCTGCAAGTGGCCACAGTCTTAGTTTTAATGGTCATTATTGATAgtgtaattgaaaaaaaaaatatttaacatttttaaTTCATTACAAAACTGCAAAAAGTTTCCCCAACAACCTTGAAATTTTGCATCTATACaagcctgttttttttccccccaggatATCAGACAACTGCCACACGCCGATGCCTTTTTTCCTGTTTGGAGATTTTAATTTCCGTTTGGACACTCTAAGTCTAGTCCAGGTATGCTCAAACGTTGCTGCTGTATGGTCATTGCTAATTCACCAAAATTACTGTGTGTTCATTTGAGCAGCATCTGTCTACCTCGGCTGAAGTCCAGACCGTAAAGAAGGACAGCAGTAATGAAGTGGAGAAAATCATTTGTGAGGAGAAAGCTGATCGCCAGGTGGGCAAAACCTGAAAGCTATGGCCTTCACCGACAATTCTCTTTACGATGCAACTCATGTTCTTTTCTCATCGGCAGGTGCTTCTACTGATCGAGGACAAGCTCTTTGCCTACCTGTATCAGGCGGTGTTCAGAGAAGACAATGGCAAAGCGGTGAGCTCATCATCTACACTTTGTGCTGTAACATTTTAGACCACATAAGATGTAATCCAGTAAATCCTATAACAGCCAGGAAGTAATTTTTTAATTGGCTTGTAGcgtaacctaaaaccatttgatGCTTTAACtagtatatataaaaataggacaaaaaaaaaactttctcaaTGACCTATTTAAAATGAGACAAGAGTGAGGACATTTAATGCATATTGTCCTCTGTCTTCTTTCCAGCTGCTACAATATGACAAAGAAGTCACAGCCTTCCACGATGTTGTTAGAGAAGAGGAAATCCAGTTTCCACCCAGGTGagattcccttttgtttttgaaCCAAAGCTATTGTTTGACACCCTTCTCATTCTTCCAGCTACCCCTACAGTGAAGAGTACACTAAACCAACCCAGTACATGAACACTCGCTGTCCTGCATGGTGCGATCGGATTCTGATGTCACACACTGCACAACAGTTTATCCGCAGTGTAAGTCACCACTTGCTGCGCTTCTTTCAATATCTATGCAATTGTGTTTTGTCGGGTCAGCGTGAGCTCGACAAAAGTTTGAACAAATTGTCAACTAAAAAATAATAAGTCAATTAAATCCAGTAAGTCTGGTCAGGCATTAAAGGTTGAATGAAATTAGTTCAACTAGGTTAGTTCAAGCAAATGAACTCATTAAGCTCAGTTCACTGCTGGTTTGAAGTACCAAGTGGCATTATTAATGATACTCATGTGGTCTTCTCAGGGCACTGATGGTGAGAGGAGCGTTATTTATGACACCGTGGGCCCTGATGTTTGCATGGGGGATCATAAGGTAACAGTTGATCGAAACAAGGATGCCGCCGTCAACAACCAAGCATCAATTTACATGCAGATGAACATTTCATTTTGTCTCTTCAACAGCCTGTGTTCTTATTCTTCGCACTGAAGGCAAATGAGCATTGACCAAGGATCATCTCTGTGGTAAACCAGTGAGTGTGTGTCCATCTTGTACCGGTTGTGGCATGTCTAGGGAACGGGGAGGGGAGCGCTTAGCAATCTTGTTGTGATCCCCAGAGAGACATTAG
This portion of the Syngnathus scovelli strain Florida chromosome 3, RoL_Ssco_1.2, whole genome shotgun sequence genome encodes:
- the inpp5l gene encoding inositol polyphosphate-5-phosphatase A; its protein translation is METHTEVLLVTANVGSLFDNVSELQNEWLQELYKTIRTYRPQFIALHFQEVGGKEYMVNMGHAEEFFWSIESSEELKDFDRRCIYVDNQFQAEERFTALGSMYFIHKSLKNIRQYDFSVKDFKAVPELEKCVGSLDGVTTVEKEKFPKTFWPDFKWSRKGFMRTRWLIHDRGLDLVNIHLFHDASNLIACNSSPSIYSANRKNALRHVINRISDNCHTPMPFFLFGDFNFRLDTLSLVQHLSTSAEVQTVKKDSSNEVEKIICEEKADRQVLLLIEDKLFAYLYQAVFREDNGKALLQYDKEVTAFHDVVREEEIQFPPSYPYSEEYTKPTQYMNTRCPAWCDRILMSHTAQQFIRSGTDGERSVIYDTVGPDVCMGDHKPVFLFFALKANEH